The Limnochorda sp. LNt genome includes a region encoding these proteins:
- the yyaC gene encoding spore protease YyaC, translating to MKSRASGNHASALREGAAEDGLVGRVHYRDPQAAWQLADYLLRLLEPHPGAWEQPAVVCIGTDRSTGDALGPLVGSQLARLAPQLRVYGTLDEPVHATNLAETLVRLARASPTFVLAIDACLGRAENVGSLTVRSGPLRPGTGVRKSLPAVGHAHIVGVVNVGGFMEYLVLQNTRLGIVWQMAQVIAAGVVHAAKQASELLHMRSRAFS from the coding sequence TTGAAGTCGCGCGCCAGTGGCAACCACGCGTCGGCGCTCCGGGAGGGCGCCGCCGAGGATGGGCTCGTCGGCCGGGTCCATTACCGGGACCCGCAAGCGGCGTGGCAGCTGGCCGACTACCTGCTCCGGCTGCTGGAGCCCCATCCCGGCGCCTGGGAGCAACCGGCCGTGGTCTGCATCGGCACGGACCGCTCCACGGGTGACGCGCTGGGCCCGTTGGTCGGGTCGCAGCTGGCTCGCCTGGCCCCCCAGCTAAGGGTCTACGGCACGCTGGACGAGCCGGTGCACGCCACCAACCTGGCGGAGACCCTGGTGCGTCTGGCGCGCGCGTCGCCCACCTTCGTCCTGGCCATCGACGCCTGCCTGGGTCGCGCCGAGAACGTCGGCAGTCTCACCGTCCGCTCAGGCCCCTTGCGCCCAGGGACAGGGGTCCGCAAGAGCCTGCCGGCGGTGGGCCACGCCCACATCGTCGGGGTCGTCAACGTGGGAGGTTTCATGGAGTACCTGGTGCTGCAGAACACTCGGCTCGGCATCGTCTGGCAGATGGCCCAGGTCATCGCCGCTGGCGTCGTGCATGCCGCCAAGCAGGCCAGCGAGCTGCTTCACATGCGAAGCCGCGCCTTCTCGTGA
- a CDS encoding cysteine desulfurase family protein, with product MMPVPDTTTPLIYLDHAATTPVRPEVVAAMTAVLQDPLAAGNPSSRHRLGARAREALDEARRQVGALLGAPQERIVFTGSATEANNLALLGAARAAGRHRRHLVITAIEHPSVMEAAALLESQGYRVTRVAPSREGVVDAEAVARAVEDDTFLVSVMLVNNETGALQPVADVARLVRRRRPEVLVHSDLVQAAGRLPVDVETLGVDLASVSAHKLHGPKGVGALYVGPRARLDPIVVGGGQERGLRSGTENLPGIVGFGVASALARQELPQTTERLRRLGRRLLDGLSGLGHRAHLLGPADPERRAPHIVCVALEGLRAEVVATHLDQEAGVLVSVGSACSSHKARKSHVLLAMGVPERLATGAIRLSLGLLTREEEVDEAIRRTAAVVEALSAFVGRGGGRG from the coding sequence ATGATGCCGGTGCCCGACACGACCACGCCCCTCATCTACCTCGACCACGCCGCCACGACCCCGGTGCGCCCCGAGGTGGTGGCGGCCATGACGGCCGTCCTGCAAGACCCCCTGGCTGCCGGCAACCCCTCGTCGCGCCACCGCCTGGGGGCCCGAGCCCGGGAGGCCCTCGACGAGGCCCGTCGCCAGGTCGGGGCCCTGCTCGGCGCGCCGCAGGAGCGGATCGTCTTCACCGGATCGGCGACCGAGGCCAACAACCTCGCGCTACTGGGCGCGGCCCGTGCCGCAGGCCGGCACAGGCGCCATCTCGTCATCACCGCCATCGAGCACCCGTCGGTGATGGAGGCGGCGGCCCTGCTGGAGTCGCAGGGTTACCGGGTCACGCGGGTCGCGCCGTCGCGCGAGGGCGTCGTGGACGCCGAGGCGGTGGCGAGGGCCGTGGAGGACGACACCTTCCTCGTCTCGGTCATGCTGGTCAACAACGAGACCGGCGCCCTCCAGCCGGTCGCTGACGTGGCGCGGCTGGTACGCCGCCGCCGTCCCGAAGTGCTGGTGCACAGCGACCTGGTCCAGGCGGCGGGGAGGCTGCCGGTCGATGTGGAGACCCTGGGCGTGGACCTGGCGTCGGTGAGCGCCCACAAGCTTCACGGCCCCAAGGGCGTCGGTGCGCTGTACGTCGGCCCGAGGGCCCGGCTCGACCCGATCGTGGTCGGGGGCGGACAGGAGCGGGGGCTGCGCAGCGGCACCGAAAACCTACCCGGCATCGTGGGCTTCGGGGTGGCGTCCGCTCTCGCCCGGCAGGAGCTGCCGCAGACCACGGAGCGCCTGCGCCGCCTGGGTCGGCGACTGCTCGACGGGCTCTCGGGCCTCGGCCACCGCGCGCATCTGCTGGGACCCGCCGATCCCGAGCGCCGGGCGCCGCACATCGTCTGCGTCGCGCTGGAGGGGCTGCGGGCGGAGGTGGTGGCCACCCATCTCGACCAGGAGGCCGGCGTCCTCGTGTCGGTGGGCTCCGCCTGCTCCTCGCACAAGGCCCGCAAGAGCCACGTCCTCCTGGCCATGGGAGTGCCCGAGCGGCTGGCGACCGGCGCGATCCGTCTCAGCCTCGGGCTGTTGACACGTGAGGAGGAGGTCGACGAGGCCATTCGTCGGACGGCGGCCGTGGTGGAGGCGTTGAGCGCGTTCGTGGGGCGGGGGGGAGGGCGTGGCTGA
- the thiI gene encoding tRNA uracil 4-sulfurtransferase ThiI encodes MAEISRAPVVLVRYGEVGLKGDNRAWFEQRLAANLRHAAARLGPHRVRNLRGRLVLAADEPPPGTGDPWLVAEQAACVAARVFGVVGAVPALQVPAELAAIEDAAVTLVQRHLRAEGEPPLPFKVAARRANKQFALDSMELNRHLGAHLLRRFGSRLRVDVHRPELTLHVEVRDRVAFVYGDERPGPGGLPVGVSGRALALISGGIDSPVASWLGMKRGLRVDGVHFHAMPFTTEQALQKVVRLGRVLATWQGGMRLYLVRFTDVQKAIYRHCPPEYGVILMRRMMMRIATALAERDGYDALVTGESLGQVASQTVQSMSVVEVAAGRLVLRPLVGLDKTEIVDLANRIGTYATSIEPYEDCCTLFVARHPATRPTLSEVEEAEQRLDVAALVQDCLASIEVVEATHDTLLPVGPPPVAGG; translated from the coding sequence GTGGCTGAGATCTCCCGGGCTCCTGTCGTGCTGGTGCGCTACGGCGAGGTCGGGCTCAAGGGCGACAACCGCGCCTGGTTCGAGCAGCGCCTCGCCGCCAACCTGCGGCACGCAGCCGCTCGTCTCGGCCCGCACCGGGTCCGCAACCTGCGGGGCCGCCTGGTGCTGGCGGCAGACGAGCCGCCGCCCGGGACGGGCGACCCCTGGCTGGTGGCGGAACAGGCGGCGTGCGTCGCGGCGCGCGTCTTCGGGGTGGTGGGCGCGGTGCCGGCCCTCCAGGTCCCCGCGGAGCTCGCGGCCATCGAGGATGCCGCGGTGACCCTGGTGCAACGCCATCTGCGCGCCGAGGGAGAGCCTCCCCTGCCCTTCAAGGTCGCCGCCCGGCGTGCCAACAAGCAGTTTGCCCTCGACTCGATGGAGCTCAACCGGCACCTGGGAGCGCACCTGCTCCGTCGCTTCGGCTCGCGGCTGCGCGTCGACGTGCACCGCCCGGAGCTGACCCTGCACGTGGAGGTCCGGGACCGGGTCGCCTTCGTGTACGGCGACGAGCGGCCGGGACCGGGAGGTCTCCCCGTCGGTGTCAGCGGCCGGGCCCTGGCGCTCATCTCGGGGGGCATCGACAGCCCCGTCGCCTCCTGGCTGGGCATGAAGCGGGGCCTCCGGGTCGATGGGGTGCACTTCCACGCCATGCCCTTCACGACCGAGCAGGCGCTGCAGAAGGTGGTGCGCCTGGGCCGGGTCCTGGCCACGTGGCAGGGGGGCATGCGGCTCTACCTGGTGCGCTTCACCGACGTCCAGAAGGCCATCTACCGGCACTGCCCGCCCGAGTACGGGGTCATCCTCATGCGGCGTATGATGATGCGGATCGCGACGGCGCTGGCCGAGCGGGATGGATACGACGCCCTCGTCACGGGAGAGAGCCTGGGGCAGGTAGCCAGCCAGACGGTACAGAGCATGTCCGTCGTCGAGGTCGCCGCGGGCCGGCTGGTGCTGCGGCCGCTGGTGGGGTTGGACAAGACCGAGATCGTCGACCTGGCCAACCGGATCGGGACCTACGCCACCTCCATCGAACCGTACGAGGACTGCTGCACGCTCTTCGTCGCTCGCCATCCCGCCACGCGCCCGACGCTGAGCGAGGTCGAGGAGGCGGAGCAGCGGCTCGACGTCGCTGCTCTGGTGCAAGACTGCCTGGCCAGCATCGAGGTGGTGGAGGCGACCCATGACACCCTCCTCCCGGTCGGGCCACCGCCCGTCGCCGGAGGCTGA
- a CDS encoding tetratricopeptide repeat protein yields the protein MTPSSRSGHRPSPEADGWADPALQKALAGVQALMDEGRWAEALARLEALAHAHPGEATVFNKMGICLARLERLSEAARAFERAAELDPAYPAPWSNLGNVHLQEGRLGEAETAYRRALAIDPDYAPAHNNLAAALRRMGRYDEAVHHLKQSVRLQRDGLEGPARPVATRWLAYGILGLAALVYWLWRQRGALVAVLAVAAWASTHAVVSPTAAARSPDETLVVRVGAASLELRADSLGLRLVPTRPGVAPDAGRPSLGETEPACGSRGRSPRLSSGSPDAWMSLPERRRPNPASRWTTRAVPPSSRAGRGVGSIAQAWPASCGPRSWKEAVDPSRCPGSRWPPRSPRPSCSR from the coding sequence ATGACACCCTCCTCCCGGTCGGGCCACCGCCCGTCGCCGGAGGCTGACGGGTGGGCGGACCCCGCGCTGCAGAAGGCGCTCGCCGGAGTGCAAGCCCTCATGGACGAGGGACGGTGGGCCGAGGCCCTGGCGCGCCTCGAGGCCCTGGCGCACGCGCATCCCGGCGAGGCCACCGTCTTCAACAAGATGGGGATCTGCCTGGCGCGCCTGGAGCGCCTGTCCGAAGCGGCTCGAGCCTTCGAGAGGGCGGCGGAGCTGGACCCTGCCTACCCGGCCCCGTGGAGCAACCTGGGCAACGTCCACCTCCAGGAGGGCCGCCTGGGGGAGGCGGAGACCGCCTACCGACGGGCCCTGGCCATCGACCCCGACTACGCCCCTGCCCACAACAACCTGGCGGCCGCCCTGCGACGGATGGGCCGCTACGACGAGGCGGTCCACCACCTCAAGCAGTCGGTCCGGCTCCAGCGGGACGGCCTGGAGGGCCCGGCCCGGCCCGTGGCGACCCGGTGGCTCGCCTACGGCATACTGGGCTTGGCGGCCCTCGTGTACTGGCTCTGGCGGCAGCGCGGGGCGCTGGTGGCCGTGCTGGCGGTGGCGGCCTGGGCGTCGACCCATGCCGTCGTCTCGCCCACGGCAGCGGCCCGGTCGCCGGACGAGACCCTGGTGGTGCGGGTGGGGGCGGCGAGCCTGGAGCTGAGGGCCGACAGCCTGGGGCTGCGGCTCGTGCCGACCCGCCCCGGCGTCGCCCCCGATGCCGGCCGGCCGTCGCTCGGCGAGACCGAGCCGGCCTGCGGGTCGAGGGGCCGGAGCCCGAGGCTCTCGAGCGGCTCGCCCGACGCCTGGATGAGCTTGCCGGAGAGGCGCCGACCGAACCCCGCCTCCAGGTGGACGACCAGGGCCGTGCCGCCATCGTCCCGGGCCGGCCGGGGCGTCGGGTCGATCGCGCAGGCCTGGCCCGCCAGCTGCGGGCCGCGCTCCTGGAAGGAGGCGGTCGACCCGTCGAGGTGCCCTGGGAGCCGGTGGCCCCCTCGCTCGCCGAGGCCGAGCTGCAGCCGCTGA
- a CDS encoding VanW family protein — MAPSLAEAELQPLTSPRPLGGYVTRYDPLQQERAVNIAIAAQTLDGLVLRPGATFSFNEVVGPRVRERGYREAPVLVNGRFTLDVGGGVCQTSTTLYNAALLSGLLARVRAPHSRPVWYVPLARDAAVAWGLIDLKLQNPHPYPVAISARADGDHLTVRLWAPSDAVTLPWQLRTVVERATPAGVEWRFDPSLAPGDRRLDQEGRTGYVATLWRELPLYGPAVGRQRVNVSSYPPSAAVVRVGPEDETAAAGLP, encoded by the coding sequence GTGGCCCCCTCGCTCGCCGAGGCCGAGCTGCAGCCGCTGACGTCCCCACGTCCGCTGGGGGGATACGTGACCCGCTACGATCCCCTTCAGCAGGAGCGAGCCGTCAACATCGCCATCGCCGCTCAGACCCTGGACGGCTTGGTGCTGCGCCCCGGGGCGACCTTCTCCTTCAACGAGGTGGTCGGGCCACGCGTGCGGGAGCGCGGGTACCGGGAGGCGCCGGTCCTGGTCAACGGGCGCTTCACGCTGGACGTCGGGGGCGGGGTCTGCCAGACCTCGACGACCCTCTACAACGCCGCCTTGCTGTCGGGTCTGCTGGCTCGGGTGCGAGCGCCCCACTCCCGGCCCGTCTGGTACGTGCCGCTGGCGAGAGACGCCGCCGTCGCCTGGGGCCTCATCGACCTCAAGCTCCAAAACCCCCACCCCTACCCCGTCGCCATCAGCGCGAGAGCCGACGGCGACCACCTCACCGTGCGCCTCTGGGCGCCCTCCGATGCCGTCACCCTGCCCTGGCAGCTGAGGACCGTGGTGGAGCGCGCGACGCCGGCAGGGGTCGAGTGGCGGTTCGACCCGAGTCTCGCCCCCGGCGATCGCCGGCTCGACCAGGAGGGCCGCACGGGCTACGTCGCGACGCTCTGGCGCGAACTGCCCCTCTACGGCCCCGCGGTGGGCAGGCAGCGGGTCAACGTCTCGTCGTATCCGCCATCGGCGGCAGTGGTGCGGGTGGGGCCGGAGGACGAGACCGCGGCGGCGGGGCTGCCCTGA
- a CDS encoding branched-chain amino acid transaminase, producing the protein MGRYAYFQGQVVPVEEARVSIMTHAFNYGTGCFEGIRAYWNDEHQQLYVFRMREHYERMLDSCKILRIEPQQSVEDLEAITLEVLRRNGDREDVYIRPLFYKSEMAVGVRLHGLAHDFALFAVPFGPYIDVERPIRCRVSSWRHVTDVMIPMRAKICGSYVNAALAKSEAAEDGYDEAIFLTTDGHVSEGSAENLFIVRRGKLITTPVYEDILEGITRATVIQLAQEVLGIEVEERPIDRTELYVADEVFLVGTGAQVSAVGEVDHRRVGRGEMGPITRRIQTLYFDTVKGRVEAFRHWLTPVYQGAR; encoded by the coding sequence ATGGGACGCTACGCCTACTTCCAGGGGCAGGTCGTCCCCGTCGAGGAGGCCCGGGTCAGCATCATGACCCACGCCTTCAACTACGGCACCGGCTGCTTCGAGGGGATCCGCGCCTACTGGAACGACGAGCACCAACAGCTCTACGTCTTCCGGATGCGTGAGCACTACGAGCGGATGCTGGACTCGTGCAAGATCCTCCGCATCGAGCCCCAGCAGTCGGTGGAGGATCTGGAGGCCATCACCCTGGAGGTCTTGCGGCGCAACGGCGATCGGGAGGACGTCTACATCCGTCCCCTCTTCTACAAGAGCGAGATGGCGGTAGGGGTCCGGCTCCATGGCCTGGCCCACGACTTCGCACTGTTCGCGGTCCCCTTCGGCCCGTACATCGACGTGGAGCGGCCCATCCGCTGCCGCGTCTCCTCGTGGCGCCACGTCACGGACGTCATGATCCCCATGCGGGCCAAGATCTGCGGCTCGTACGTCAACGCGGCGCTGGCCAAGTCGGAGGCCGCCGAGGACGGCTACGACGAGGCCATCTTCCTGACGACCGACGGGCACGTCTCGGAGGGCAGCGCCGAAAACCTCTTCATCGTCCGCCGCGGCAAGCTCATCACGACCCCCGTCTACGAGGACATCCTGGAGGGGATCACCCGCGCCACCGTCATCCAGCTCGCGCAGGAGGTGCTGGGCATCGAGGTGGAGGAGCGCCCCATCGACCGCACCGAGCTGTACGTGGCCGACGAAGTCTTCCTGGTCGGGACCGGCGCGCAGGTCAGCGCGGTGGGCGAGGTCGACCATCGCCGCGTCGGCCGGGGCGAGATGGGCCCCATCACCCGGCGCATCCAGACGCTCTACTTCGACACCGTCAAGGGCCGGGTCGAGGCCTTCCGCCACTGGCTGACGCCGGTCTACCAGGGGGCGAGATGA
- the sucC gene encoding ADP-forming succinate--CoA ligase subunit beta: MRLTEAQSKAVFRDAGLPVPDGEVVSSPEAAQAAAARLGTRVAVKVQIPIGGRGKAGGIKLADTPEQAAEAARALLGARIRGYLVHQVLVERASSVASEYYLSVTVDRARQMPVLIFSTAGGMDIEDVAEKTPERIAKLWVDPSLGLRDFHLRWLLQQGGAPADLSREFARFVRTLWELFGRYDAQLVEINPLAQTADGRLVALDGKIEIDDNALFRHADLAAMRSVEADHPLERQAREQGLAYVKLEGDIGIIGNGAGLVMATLDAVQREGGRPANFLDIGGGARAEVVERALRVVPGDPDVKAVLLNVFGGITRCDEVARGLLQAIAALGGTSVPVVVRLTGTREQEGRALLGEAGVRGVSSAATFEEAARRAVDLARSHGNG, translated from the coding sequence ATGCGACTGACCGAAGCCCAGTCCAAGGCCGTCTTTCGGGACGCGGGCCTGCCGGTGCCCGATGGCGAGGTGGTCTCCAGCCCCGAGGCGGCCCAGGCCGCCGCCGCGCGCCTCGGCACACGCGTCGCCGTCAAGGTGCAGATCCCCATCGGGGGCCGTGGCAAGGCGGGGGGCATCAAGCTGGCCGACACCCCGGAGCAAGCGGCCGAGGCTGCTCGTGCCCTGCTGGGGGCCCGCATTCGGGGCTACCTGGTGCACCAGGTGCTGGTCGAGCGCGCGTCGAGCGTGGCGAGCGAGTACTACTTGAGCGTCACCGTCGACCGGGCCCGTCAGATGCCGGTGCTCATCTTCTCGACGGCAGGCGGCATGGACATCGAGGATGTGGCCGAGAAGACCCCCGAGCGGATCGCCAAGCTCTGGGTGGACCCCTCGCTCGGCCTGCGGGACTTTCACCTGCGGTGGCTGCTGCAACAAGGCGGTGCGCCGGCGGATCTGTCGCGGGAGTTCGCTCGCTTCGTCCGGACGCTGTGGGAGCTGTTTGGGCGTTACGACGCCCAGCTCGTCGAGATCAACCCGCTGGCGCAGACTGCCGACGGCCGGCTGGTGGCGCTGGATGGCAAGATCGAGATCGACGACAACGCCCTCTTTCGCCACGCCGACCTGGCGGCCATGCGTTCGGTGGAGGCCGACCACCCCCTGGAGCGCCAGGCGCGCGAGCAGGGCCTGGCCTACGTCAAGCTGGAGGGCGACATCGGCATCATCGGCAACGGCGCCGGGCTCGTCATGGCCACCCTCGACGCGGTGCAGCGCGAGGGCGGCCGGCCGGCCAACTTCCTCGACATCGGGGGCGGGGCCCGCGCCGAGGTGGTCGAACGCGCCTTGCGGGTGGTGCCCGGGGATCCCGACGTCAAGGCGGTGCTGCTCAACGTCTTCGGCGGCATCACGCGCTGCGACGAGGTGGCGCGGGGCCTGTTGCAGGCCATCGCGGCCCTGGGGGGCACCTCCGTGCCCGTCGTGGTGCGGCTGACCGGCACCCGGGAGCAGGAGGGACGGGCACTGCTGGGCGAGGCCGGGGTGAGGGGCGTCAGCAGCGCGGCGACCTTCGAGGAGGCCGCCCGGCGTGCCGTGGATCTAGCGCGCTCGCACGGCAACGGATAG
- the sucD gene encoding succinate--CoA ligase subunit alpha encodes MAILVDRGTRLLVQGITGREGAFHTARMLEYGTQVVGGVTPGKGGSTVEGVPVFDTVQEARAATGANASIIFVPAGFAADAALEAIEAGLELVVIITEGIPVQDMLQVVARARQRGTRLIGPNCPGLISPGEALVGILPGRVFTPGPVGLVSRSGTLTYEVVHLLSQAGIGQSTCVGVGGDPIVGTRFVDVLARFEEDPATRAVVLIGEIGGTDEEEAAAFIRERVTKPVVAFISGRTAPPGKRMGHAGAIISGRLGTPQSKVEALRAAHVPVADSIDEIVRLVGERLGRPTVASRA; translated from the coding sequence ATGGCCATACTGGTCGATCGGGGGACCAGGCTGCTGGTCCAGGGCATCACGGGCCGTGAGGGTGCCTTTCACACGGCCCGCATGCTGGAGTACGGCACGCAGGTCGTCGGCGGGGTGACGCCGGGCAAGGGCGGCTCGACGGTCGAGGGCGTGCCCGTCTTCGACACCGTCCAGGAGGCTCGCGCCGCCACGGGGGCCAACGCCTCCATCATCTTCGTGCCCGCCGGCTTCGCCGCCGACGCGGCCCTGGAGGCCATCGAAGCGGGGCTCGAGCTGGTGGTGATCATAACCGAGGGAATACCCGTGCAGGACATGCTGCAGGTCGTGGCGCGCGCCCGACAGAGGGGAACCCGCCTCATCGGCCCCAACTGCCCGGGTCTCATCTCGCCGGGCGAGGCGCTGGTCGGCATCCTGCCGGGACGGGTCTTCACGCCGGGCCCCGTGGGACTCGTCTCTCGCAGCGGCACCCTCACCTACGAGGTGGTGCACCTGCTGAGCCAGGCCGGTATCGGGCAGTCCACCTGCGTGGGGGTGGGGGGCGACCCCATCGTGGGCACGCGCTTCGTCGACGTCCTGGCTCGCTTCGAGGAGGACCCCGCGACGCGGGCCGTCGTGCTCATCGGCGAGATCGGCGGCACGGACGAGGAGGAGGCGGCCGCGTTCATACGAGAGCGCGTGACCAAGCCGGTCGTCGCCTTCATCTCCGGGCGCACGGCGCCGCCGGGCAAGCGCATGGGCCACGCCGGCGCGATCATCTCGGGCCGGCTCGGCACGCCGCAGTCCAAGGTGGAGGCGTTGCGGGCCGCCCATGTCCCGGTGGCCGACAGCATCGACGAGATCGTGCGCCTCGTGGGCGAGCGCCTGGGGCGGCCGACCGTCGCGAGCCGGGCCTGA
- the gcvT gene encoding glycine cleavage system aminomethyltransferase GcvT, protein MPSTGPGQPSHPARTPLSHLHERAGAWMFEFAGWWMPVQYTGIVEEHRAVRERAGLFDLSHMGHLVVEGPDAARALDALLTFGVGSQAVGQARYGVMCLPGGGIVDDLVVYREGPERFRLVVNAACREKDRAWVEQHLAGWQAALADRTGDVALVAVQGPRAQELLVPLTRGLDLEALGFFRFAEAQVAGIRTTVSRTGYTGEDGFELFVEATDAERLWQALMEQGASVGAVPVGLGARDTLRLEARYPLYGHDIDETTTPLEAGLGWVVDFDKPDFIGRHALVQQRAGGPLRRLVGFVLEERGVPREGYALLDPESGRKLGAVTSGTLSPTLQRGIGMGYVAAGAAEPGRLLGVEVRGRSLPARIVKGSFVPIRTRGRTGTRKRPDQATG, encoded by the coding sequence TTGCCGTCGACAGGCCCCGGCCAGCCGTCCCATCCCGCCCGGACGCCCCTCTCGCACCTGCACGAGCGAGCGGGCGCGTGGATGTTCGAGTTCGCGGGATGGTGGATGCCCGTCCAGTACACCGGCATCGTCGAGGAGCACCGGGCCGTCCGTGAGCGAGCCGGGCTCTTCGACCTGTCGCACATGGGCCATCTGGTGGTGGAGGGGCCCGACGCCGCCCGTGCGCTCGACGCGCTCCTGACCTTTGGCGTCGGCTCCCAGGCGGTCGGGCAGGCGCGCTACGGCGTGATGTGCCTGCCGGGCGGCGGCATCGTCGACGACCTGGTCGTCTACCGCGAGGGGCCCGAGCGCTTCCGGCTGGTGGTCAACGCCGCCTGCCGGGAGAAGGACCGGGCCTGGGTCGAGCAGCACCTGGCCGGCTGGCAGGCCGCTCTGGCCGATCGCACGGGCGACGTCGCCCTCGTTGCCGTGCAGGGACCCCGGGCCCAAGAGCTCCTGGTGCCGCTCACCCGCGGGCTCGACCTCGAGGCGTTGGGCTTCTTCCGCTTCGCCGAGGCCCAGGTGGCCGGGATCCGCACGACCGTCTCCCGCACCGGCTATACCGGCGAGGACGGCTTCGAGCTCTTCGTCGAGGCCACCGACGCCGAGCGCCTCTGGCAGGCCCTGATGGAGCAGGGCGCGTCCGTGGGCGCGGTGCCCGTGGGCTTGGGGGCGCGCGACACCCTGCGCCTGGAGGCTCGCTACCCGCTCTACGGCCACGACATCGACGAGACGACCACCCCCCTCGAGGCGGGGCTGGGCTGGGTGGTCGACTTCGACAAGCCGGACTTCATCGGTCGCCACGCGCTGGTGCAGCAGCGGGCGGGAGGGCCGCTGCGCCGGTTGGTGGGCTTCGTCCTGGAGGAGCGAGGCGTCCCCCGGGAGGGCTACGCCCTGCTCGACCCCGAGTCGGGTCGCAAGCTGGGCGCGGTGACGAGCGGCACGCTGTCGCCGACGCTCCAGCGAGGCATCGGGATGGGTTACGTCGCGGCCGGGGCGGCAGAGCCGGGCCGGCTGCTGGGCGTCGAGGTGAGGGGGCGCAGCCTGCCGGCTCGCATCGTCAAGGGCAGCTTCGTCCCCATCCGCACCCGCGGCCGCACCGGCACCCGCAAGAGGCCCGATCAGGCCACAGGGTGA
- the gcvH gene encoding glycine cleavage system protein GcvH, with product MYPESLRYTKEHEWAAIDGRRVRVGITAYAQRELGDVVYVELPKVGATVERDKRMAVVESVKAVSDVYAPVSGTVVEVNEALQDSPELINKDPYGEGWVCVIEASDPDEFALLLSAADYRAIIGETDGSGG from the coding sequence GTGTATCCGGAGTCGCTCAGGTACACCAAGGAGCACGAGTGGGCCGCCATCGACGGGCGGCGCGTACGGGTCGGCATCACCGCCTACGCGCAGCGAGAGCTGGGGGACGTCGTCTACGTCGAGCTGCCCAAGGTGGGCGCGACGGTGGAGCGCGACAAGCGGATGGCCGTGGTGGAGTCGGTCAAGGCCGTCTCGGACGTCTACGCCCCGGTCTCCGGCACCGTGGTCGAGGTCAACGAGGCGCTTCAGGACTCGCCCGAGCTCATCAACAAGGACCCGTATGGCGAGGGCTGGGTCTGCGTCATCGAGGCGAGCGACCCCGACGAGTTCGCCCTGCTGTTGAGCGCCGCCGACTACCGGGCCATCATCGGGGAGACCGACGGCAGCGGAGGGTGA